One genomic region from Yersinia canariae encodes:
- a CDS encoding PilN domain-containing protein gives MYQVNFALWRMERQLTRYRFWRNLGLCQGGVFIIVLIAMQMQSHSAQISQQSSLAALLHQQTVLSQHHQQVQQRMAQKQHVEQRVKIYRQMHQSARRYATLLQLLAQQIPDNFWLISLIPQDDKLVFEAVSQDYAAIHDFLARLGQQPLLTDVRLQKIAQRDDGHFRFMVQANWQEENINDE, from the coding sequence ATGTATCAGGTTAATTTCGCATTGTGGCGCATGGAGCGCCAGCTAACCCGTTACCGATTTTGGCGCAACTTAGGGCTATGCCAAGGGGGGGTGTTTATCATCGTTTTGATTGCTATGCAGATGCAATCACACTCAGCCCAAATCAGTCAGCAAAGCAGCCTGGCGGCACTTTTGCACCAACAGACGGTATTAAGTCAGCATCATCAACAAGTACAACAACGCATGGCCCAAAAACAGCATGTAGAGCAGCGAGTGAAAATATATCGGCAAATGCACCAATCCGCCCGTCGCTACGCAACATTATTGCAGTTATTAGCGCAACAAATTCCTGATAATTTCTGGTTAATCAGTTTGATACCTCAAGACGATAAGCTGGTTTTTGAGGCTGTCAGTCAGGACTACGCTGCCATTCATGACTTTTTGGCAAGATTGGGCCAACAGCCTCTGCTGACAGATGTGCGCTTACAAAAAATTGCTCAGCGAGATGATGGCCATTTTCGGTTTATGGTGCAGGCGAATTGGCAGGAAGAAAATATTAATGATGAATAA
- the pilM gene encoding type IV pilus biogenesis protein PilM, translating to MYSQYWQVGLDIQMEAIRALAVVRRRYGWQLRYWWHQTLPSGVLREGILQQPDVVSDKLKLLRKQLPRHISLRIALPAQRILQQTIPAPDRRLREPEREGFIHAVASKVFPVNSQELALDYRAGAMSGSELLITAARQSEVRQWQECLQQADLPAHMIDITPCALRQMATAAGLLGPYWLVHRLANEWLWVSSSDMPFIFGVVAIETNDLQEDCSANAPNPLSTLLAQLHAHYPEQDDKAAKVYYSSTTEEPPPEDTTLWSPFTAFAQYQPPLPPLPSAFILAGGLALRPADY from the coding sequence ATGTACTCACAATATTGGCAGGTTGGGCTAGATATTCAAATGGAGGCTATACGCGCCTTGGCAGTTGTCAGGCGCCGTTATGGCTGGCAACTGCGCTATTGGTGGCATCAAACCTTACCTTCTGGGGTTTTGCGGGAGGGTATTTTACAACAGCCAGATGTTGTTAGCGACAAACTCAAATTATTACGCAAACAATTACCAAGACATATTTCATTACGTATTGCATTGCCCGCCCAGCGCATATTGCAACAGACCATTCCTGCCCCAGACCGGCGGCTACGCGAACCCGAACGTGAGGGATTTATTCACGCGGTGGCAAGCAAGGTTTTCCCGGTAAACAGTCAGGAATTGGCATTGGATTATCGGGCTGGGGCGATGTCTGGCAGTGAGTTATTAATCACTGCCGCTCGCCAGTCAGAAGTTCGTCAATGGCAAGAATGCTTACAGCAGGCTGACCTGCCAGCGCATATGATTGATATCACCCCTTGTGCCCTGCGCCAGATGGCCACGGCTGCGGGTTTATTGGGGCCTTATTGGTTAGTCCATCGACTGGCTAACGAGTGGTTATGGGTTTCCTCCAGTGATATGCCGTTTATCTTTGGTGTAGTTGCGATTGAAACTAACGATCTACAGGAGGATTGCAGCGCTAATGCACCTAATCCGTTATCTACGCTGCTAGCACAACTTCATGCCCATTATCCCGAGCAGGATGATAAGGCCGCAAAAGTGTATTACAGCAGCACGACGGAAGAGCCCCCACCGGAAGATACTACGCTCTGGTCACCCTTTACGGCGTTTGCCCAATATCAGCCACCGCTGCCCCCATTACCTTCGGCTTTCATCTTAGCCGGAGGGCTGGCATTACGACCGGCAGATTACTGA
- the mrcA gene encoding peptidoglycan glycosyltransferase/peptidoglycan DD-transpeptidase MrcA, producing MKFVKYFLILAVCCILLGAASIFGLYKYIEPQLPDVATLKDVRLQTPMLVYSAEGELIAQYGEKRRIPLTLKQIPPEMVHAFIATEDSRFYEHHGVDPVGILRAASIALVSGRASQGASTITQQLARNFFLSPERTLMRKIKEAFLAIRIEQLLTKDEILELYLNKIYLGYRAYGVGAAAQVYFGKEVNELTLSQMAMIAGLPKAPSTFNPLYSHDRAVARRNVVLTRMLDEKYITQAQYDQARSEELVANYHAPQIAFSAPYLSEMVRQEMIKRYGENAYTDGYQVYTTITRKLQLAAVDSLRANVLAYDMRHGYRGPSNVLWKVGESAWSNEKIIDSLKTLPVYGPLLPAVVTQANTDQATAMLADGSNVTLPMAGMRWARPYKSDNAQGPTPKKVTDVVQPGQQIWVRKVDDSWWLAQVPDVNSALVSIDPNNGAIKALVGGFDFNQSKFNRATQALRQVGSNIKPFLYTAAMDKGLTLATILNDLPITRWDAGAGTDWRPKNSPPTYDGPIRLRQGLGQSKNVVMVRAMRAMGVDYAAEYLQRFGFPAQNIVHSESLALGSASFTPLQLVRGYAVLANGGYLVDPYFITKITDDVGNVLFEAKPKIVCEECNLPVIYGDTQRSVVLSDDNTENVATSQTNNASNVPMPELEQVTPAQAKLNSDEQYAPHVISTPLAFLIRDALNSNIFGEPGWMGTGWRAGRDLKRKDIGGKTGTTNNSKDAWFSGYGSDTVTSVWIGFDDHRRDLGRSTASGAIPDQISGAEGGAKSAQPAWDDFMKVALEGLPEKQVSPPPGIVSVVIDKQTGKLSTGGPGSRTEYFIEGTQPTEYSVHEAGTTLMDNGQTHELF from the coding sequence GTGAAGTTCGTAAAGTATTTTTTGATCCTTGCAGTGTGTTGCATTTTACTGGGAGCAGCCTCGATATTTGGCCTGTACAAATATATTGAGCCTCAGCTACCCGACGTTGCCACGCTGAAAGATGTCCGGCTGCAAACACCCATGTTGGTGTATAGCGCCGAAGGCGAATTGATCGCCCAATACGGTGAAAAACGCCGTATCCCGTTGACATTAAAACAAATTCCACCAGAAATGGTGCATGCGTTTATTGCGACGGAAGATAGCCGATTCTATGAGCATCACGGTGTGGATCCGGTGGGTATTCTACGTGCGGCATCTATTGCACTGGTTTCGGGCCGTGCCTCTCAGGGGGCCAGTACCATCACCCAGCAATTAGCACGAAACTTTTTCTTAAGCCCGGAACGGACCTTGATGCGTAAAATCAAGGAAGCTTTTTTGGCTATTCGCATTGAACAGTTACTGACCAAAGATGAAATTCTTGAGTTGTATCTGAACAAGATTTATCTGGGTTACCGCGCTTATGGTGTCGGGGCCGCCGCTCAGGTTTATTTTGGTAAAGAGGTCAATGAGTTGACTCTCAGTCAGATGGCGATGATTGCCGGTTTGCCGAAAGCGCCATCAACCTTCAACCCGCTCTATTCACATGACCGGGCGGTTGCTCGCCGCAATGTTGTGCTGACGCGCATGCTGGATGAAAAATACATCACGCAAGCACAGTACGATCAGGCGCGTAGCGAAGAGTTGGTTGCCAACTACCATGCACCGCAAATTGCTTTCTCAGCACCTTATCTATCTGAAATGGTGCGTCAGGAAATGATTAAGCGTTATGGTGAAAATGCCTATACCGACGGCTATCAGGTCTATACCACCATCACCAGAAAGCTCCAGTTAGCGGCGGTTGATTCCTTACGTGCCAATGTGTTGGCTTATGACATGCGCCACGGCTATCGCGGCCCATCCAATGTGTTATGGAAAGTGGGTGAAAGTGCGTGGAGTAATGAAAAAATCATTGATTCATTGAAAACATTGCCTGTTTATGGCCCGCTATTGCCTGCGGTAGTCACGCAAGCAAATACCGACCAAGCGACGGCGATGTTGGCGGATGGCAGCAACGTTACATTACCGATGGCCGGTATGCGTTGGGCGCGTCCGTATAAATCTGATAATGCTCAGGGACCAACACCTAAAAAAGTCACGGATGTTGTACAGCCGGGTCAGCAGATTTGGGTCAGAAAAGTGGATGACAGTTGGTGGTTGGCTCAAGTGCCAGACGTCAACTCAGCCTTGGTTTCTATCGACCCGAATAATGGTGCGATTAAAGCACTGGTTGGCGGTTTTGATTTTAACCAAAGTAAATTTAACCGCGCGACTCAAGCGCTGCGTCAGGTAGGTTCGAATATCAAACCATTCCTGTACACCGCGGCGATGGACAAAGGCCTGACACTGGCAACCATCCTTAACGACTTGCCAATTACCCGTTGGGATGCCGGTGCGGGAACAGATTGGCGGCCAAAGAACTCGCCACCGACTTATGACGGCCCGATTCGTTTACGTCAAGGTTTAGGCCAGTCGAAAAACGTGGTTATGGTGCGGGCAATGCGTGCCATGGGCGTGGATTATGCCGCTGAATACTTACAACGCTTTGGTTTCCCGGCACAAAACATTGTGCATTCGGAATCACTGGCGTTGGGCTCTGCGTCATTCACACCATTGCAGTTGGTTCGTGGCTATGCCGTGTTGGCAAACGGCGGCTATTTGGTTGATCCGTATTTCATCACCAAAATTACCGATGATGTCGGCAATGTGCTGTTTGAAGCGAAGCCGAAGATTGTCTGTGAAGAATGTAACTTACCGGTCATTTACGGCGATACCCAGCGTTCTGTTGTATTGTCCGACGATAACACTGAAAACGTCGCGACATCACAAACGAACAATGCCAGCAATGTGCCAATGCCGGAACTGGAACAAGTCACGCCAGCCCAGGCGAAGCTCAATAGCGATGAGCAATATGCCCCCCATGTGATAAGCACACCGCTGGCGTTTCTGATTCGTGATGCATTGAACTCCAATATCTTCGGCGAACCGGGCTGGATGGGGACAGGCTGGCGAGCAGGGCGCGACTTGAAACGTAAAGATATCGGCGGCAAAACCGGTACAACTAACAACTCAAAAGATGCCTGGTTCTCCGGTTATGGCTCGGATACCGTGACATCAGTCTGGATTGGCTTTGATGATCATCGCCGCGACTTAGGCCGTAGCACCGCATCAGGCGCCATTCCTGATCAGATCTCTGGCGCTGAGGGTGGGGCAAAAAGCGCACAACCCGCCTGGGATGACTTTATGAAAGTCGCCCTGGAAGGCTTGCCGGAAAAACAAGTGTCACCGCCACCAGGTATCGTCAGTGTTGTGATTGATAAACAAACTGGCAAACTCTCTACTGGTGGGCCTGGCAGCCGCACAGAATACTTTATCGAGGGGACACAACCCACGGAGTATTCAGTACATGAGGCGGGTACGACATTGATGGATAATGGTCAGACGCACGAGTTGTTCTGA
- the nudE gene encoding ADP compounds hydrolase NudE, with protein sequence MKHLQKPKILKIDTIARSRLFTVEAVSLEFSNGVQRVYERMRPSNREAVMIVPIIGNDLLLIREYAVGIEEYELGFPKGLIDPGEGVLDAANRELMEEVGFGAERFDYLNKLTMAPSYFSSKMNIVVAQNLYPQSLEGDEPEPLPQVRWPIANMMALLDEPGFREARNVSALFLAQAFLSKAGLY encoded by the coding sequence ATGAAACACCTGCAAAAACCTAAAATACTTAAAATAGATACAATAGCCCGCTCCCGTTTATTTACTGTTGAAGCTGTGAGCTTGGAGTTCAGCAATGGCGTGCAGCGAGTCTATGAGCGGATGCGGCCATCTAATCGCGAAGCGGTGATGATTGTGCCAATTATTGGCAATGATTTATTGCTGATCCGCGAATATGCCGTGGGCATCGAAGAGTATGAATTGGGCTTTCCTAAAGGGCTGATTGATCCCGGCGAAGGTGTGTTGGACGCGGCGAATCGCGAATTGATGGAAGAAGTTGGATTCGGTGCTGAGCGCTTCGATTACCTCAATAAGCTGACGATGGCACCGTCCTATTTCTCTAGCAAAATGAATATTGTTGTCGCGCAAAATCTTTATCCGCAAAGCCTGGAAGGCGATGAGCCGGAACCGCTACCTCAAGTGCGTTGGCCGATTGCCAATATGATGGCTTTGCTTGATGAGCCGGGTTTTCGCGAAGCCCGGAATGTCAGTGCTCTGTTTTTGGCGCAGGCATTTCTGTCTAAAGCAGGCCTCTATTAA
- a CDS encoding intracellular growth attenuator family protein, translating into MSTIVLILALLLTSLIAVGLWWFRFRRSAPVTATLPFAKPTHRKLTPEERVSIENYLLNQQDKIGFKSQSTFDTRTLTNSAPSPTKLILVPQSDNVYSVTRAITRYGVATDEPNKWRYYLDSIEVHLPASWEQYIAQDNDVELIQTQTMPLVISLNGHSLKNHQPENTYQPILPSAAQNASIRKADSEHIELLNIRKETPEEYALHGANGLKEAGAICLALLLLFFALTGPAVTLPWLVIVAAVLTGWACWNIFRPLSEKDLREVHCLSGTPKRWGLFGESNQGQMNNISLGIVDLIYPAHWGPYFAHDLGKKTNIDIYLNRQVVRQGAFLSLHDEMKHFPLQRWGKNLTLMAGSLLVMALLLIYVPLGLPLKLSVAWLQGVQSQQVTSVEALEKMPLRIGDILKAQGMGMCYVPPNTQTPHSFVFTPFDCSGIYWNNAAPLPQPESETIEKAAALVATVNQQLHPQGADTNVNPQLATAIEKSGMILLDNFADIVLKTQALCGGDADCIRLKNALVNLGNAKNWPGLVKRAQSGTLKGMNVLLRPVSADTLENLVKTATSSFVYRETHLATEALNSPPPGGFLITSDEGKQLVNHPAPSAPLFDYSALEQWRELQRLSGLLLNTPFKAEGIITNITTDANGTRHIALHSEPDIVTLGRYLGTSLLLLILIVCLVVNTTLLIRRILKNRSRMDNIQRYYDNCFNQPLTPAPFLR; encoded by the coding sequence ATGAGCACAATAGTCTTAATATTGGCCTTACTGTTGACCAGTCTGATCGCAGTCGGCTTGTGGTGGTTCCGATTCCGCCGCTCTGCCCCCGTAACTGCAACACTGCCGTTCGCGAAACCAACTCATCGCAAACTGACACCAGAAGAACGTGTCAGTATTGAAAACTACCTGCTAAACCAACAAGATAAAATTGGGTTCAAATCCCAGTCGACTTTTGACACCCGTACCCTGACAAACAGTGCCCCTTCACCAACGAAGCTTATTCTAGTACCTCAAAGCGACAATGTTTATTCAGTTACCCGCGCGATAACCCGCTACGGGGTAGCAACTGACGAACCCAACAAGTGGCGCTATTATCTTGATTCCATTGAAGTTCACCTGCCCGCTTCATGGGAGCAATATATTGCTCAGGATAATGATGTCGAACTTATCCAAACTCAGACAATGCCCTTGGTTATCTCTCTTAACGGACATTCGCTTAAAAATCATCAGCCTGAGAACACATACCAGCCGATTTTGCCCTCTGCGGCGCAGAATGCGTCAATTCGCAAAGCAGATAGTGAACATATTGAACTACTGAATATCCGGAAAGAAACACCGGAGGAATATGCTCTGCATGGTGCCAATGGCTTAAAAGAAGCTGGGGCTATTTGTTTGGCATTATTATTACTGTTCTTCGCCCTGACAGGCCCTGCGGTAACACTGCCTTGGCTCGTTATTGTAGCGGCTGTATTAACCGGCTGGGCCTGTTGGAATATATTCCGCCCGCTATCTGAAAAAGATTTGCGGGAAGTTCATTGCTTGAGTGGCACACCAAAACGCTGGGGCCTGTTTGGGGAGTCAAATCAGGGGCAAATGAACAATATTTCGCTCGGAATTGTCGATCTGATTTATCCAGCGCATTGGGGGCCTTATTTTGCCCATGACTTGGGCAAGAAAACCAATATCGATATCTACCTCAATCGTCAGGTTGTTCGTCAGGGCGCTTTCTTATCATTACACGATGAAATGAAGCACTTTCCTCTACAGCGCTGGGGGAAAAACCTGACGCTAATGGCCGGCTCACTGTTGGTGATGGCGTTATTACTGATTTATGTCCCACTGGGGTTGCCACTGAAACTGAGTGTCGCGTGGTTACAAGGTGTGCAAAGCCAGCAGGTGACCAGTGTCGAGGCATTAGAAAAAATGCCCCTGCGTATTGGCGATATTCTGAAAGCACAGGGAATGGGAATGTGCTACGTGCCGCCGAATACCCAAACGCCACACAGTTTTGTTTTTACGCCTTTTGATTGCTCCGGAATCTATTGGAATAATGCGGCTCCCTTGCCACAGCCGGAATCTGAAACCATTGAAAAAGCCGCCGCCCTGGTTGCTACTGTCAACCAGCAGCTACACCCACAGGGCGCGGACACCAACGTTAACCCACAGTTGGCAACGGCTATTGAAAAGTCGGGCATGATTTTGCTGGATAATTTCGCTGATATAGTCCTAAAGACTCAGGCATTATGTGGTGGTGATGCCGATTGTATCCGTCTGAAGAATGCCTTGGTTAATTTGGGTAATGCCAAGAATTGGCCGGGGTTGGTCAAACGGGCGCAATCGGGCACATTGAAAGGCATGAATGTGTTGCTACGCCCTGTCAGTGCCGATACGCTGGAAAATTTGGTTAAAACGGCAACGTCATCATTTGTTTACCGTGAAACACATCTGGCGACAGAAGCTTTAAACAGCCCGCCACCAGGTGGGTTCCTGATAACCAGTGATGAAGGCAAGCAGTTGGTCAATCACCCCGCGCCATCAGCCCCTCTGTTTGATTACAGCGCGCTTGAGCAGTGGCGAGAATTGCAACGCCTCTCTGGGTTGCTACTCAACACCCCATTTAAGGCGGAAGGGATCATTACCAATATCACCACCGACGCCAATGGTACTCGCCACATTGCATTGCACAGTGAGCCGGATATCGTGACGCTCGGGCGCTATTTGGGTACCAGCCTGTTACTGCTGATTCTGATTGTGTGTTTAGTGGTGAATACGACCTTATTAATTCGGCGGATACTGAAAAACCGTAGCCGTATGGATAACATTCAGCGCTATTATGATAATTGCTTCAACCAACCCCTCACTCCAGCACCTTTCCTACGCTAG
- the yrfG gene encoding GMP/IMP nucleotidase gives MPPEFNWQDIDTVLLDMDGTLLDLEFDSHFWLKQVPEMLSQRRGISLDQAHKIIHDEYLAVQHTLNWYCFDYWSERLDLDIYAMTTQAGHRVRLRQDTKPFLAGLRERGLHTILLTNAHPHSLTVKIEHTTLDQHLDLLLSTHTFGYPKEDQRLWQAVTQHTGLNPARTLFVDDSEKILDAARTFGIRYCLGIENPDSSCANKVFHSHPAINDYRKLLPALKLRK, from the coding sequence ATGCCCCCTGAGTTTAATTGGCAAGACATTGATACTGTGCTGCTGGATATGGATGGCACCTTGCTGGATTTAGAGTTCGATAGCCATTTCTGGCTAAAACAGGTGCCAGAAATGCTCAGCCAACGCCGGGGGATCTCACTGGATCAAGCGCATAAAATTATCCATGATGAGTATCTGGCAGTACAGCACACATTGAATTGGTATTGCTTCGATTACTGGAGCGAACGGCTAGATTTAGATATCTACGCGATGACCACGCAAGCTGGCCATCGGGTGCGGTTACGCCAGGATACCAAGCCCTTTTTAGCCGGTTTGCGTGAGCGCGGCTTGCACACTATTTTGCTTACCAACGCCCACCCGCACAGCCTGACGGTAAAAATTGAGCATACCACTCTCGACCAACACCTTGATTTATTACTTTCCACCCATACATTTGGTTATCCCAAGGAAGATCAACGACTGTGGCAAGCTGTCACGCAGCATACCGGACTGAATCCTGCCAGAACCTTATTTGTCGATGACAGCGAAAAGATTCTGGATGCCGCGCGCACCTTTGGTATCCGCTACTGTTTGGGGATAGAAAACCCGGACTCCAGCTGTGCTAATAAGGTATTTCACAGCCACCCTGCAATTAATGACTACCGTAAGCTATTGCCTGCATTGAAATTACGTAAGTAA
- the hslR gene encoding ribosome-associated heat shock protein Hsp15, whose translation MKDKTVSDESVRLDKWLWAARFYKTRAIAREMVDGGKVHYNGQRGKPSKLVEINAEIRLRQGNDERTVRVLALHHQRRGASEAQALYEETEASMANREKVAQARKLNALTMPHPDRRPDKKERRNLIKFKQGESE comes from the coding sequence ATGAAGGATAAAACAGTCTCGGACGAATCGGTTCGGCTGGATAAATGGCTTTGGGCTGCCCGGTTTTACAAGACCAGAGCAATAGCACGGGAAATGGTGGATGGCGGCAAAGTCCATTACAACGGGCAGCGAGGTAAACCGAGCAAGCTAGTTGAAATCAATGCGGAAATCCGTCTGCGCCAAGGTAACGACGAACGCACGGTGCGGGTTTTGGCGCTACACCATCAGCGCCGAGGGGCAAGTGAAGCACAAGCATTGTATGAAGAGACCGAAGCTAGCATGGCTAACCGCGAGAAAGTAGCCCAAGCCCGCAAGCTAAATGCCCTGACCATGCCACATCCGGATCGGCGGCCGGATAAAAAAGAGCGTCGCAACCTGATTAAATTTAAACAAGGCGAGTCTGAGTAA
- the hslO gene encoding Hsp33 family molecular chaperone HslO — protein sequence MSNHDQLHRYLFANHAVRGELVSVNETYQQVLANHDYPPAVQKLLGEMLVATSLLTATLKFDGDITVQLQGGEGPLSLAVINGNNQQEMRGVARLTGEIGDESTLKEMMGNSGYLVITITPAQGERYQGVVALEGETIAACLENYFMQSEQLPTRLFIRTGNVEGKPAAGGMLLQVLPAQERNEDEFNHLAQLTTTIKAEELFTLPANEVLYRLYHQEEVTLYEPQNVSFRCTCSRERCADALVTLSEDDVKEMLEQDGNIDMNCEYCGTHYLFDAVDIAALKSGNSPSPEQIH from the coding sequence ATGTCTAATCACGACCAATTACACCGCTATCTGTTCGCTAACCATGCTGTGCGCGGCGAACTGGTTTCAGTCAATGAAACCTATCAGCAGGTACTGGCCAATCATGACTACCCACCTGCGGTGCAAAAGCTGTTGGGCGAAATGTTGGTCGCGACCAGTCTACTGACCGCTACCCTCAAATTTGATGGTGATATCACTGTGCAATTGCAGGGCGGCGAAGGCCCGCTATCACTGGCGGTCATTAATGGTAATAACCAACAAGAAATGCGCGGTGTCGCCCGCTTAACCGGCGAAATCGGTGATGAAAGCACACTGAAAGAAATGATGGGCAACAGTGGTTATCTGGTGATAACCATCACACCTGCGCAGGGTGAACGCTATCAAGGCGTTGTGGCATTGGAAGGTGAGACCATCGCCGCCTGCCTGGAAAATTACTTTATGCAGTCTGAACAGCTCCCTACCCGCCTGTTTATCCGCACCGGTAATGTGGAAGGTAAACCGGCGGCGGGCGGTATGCTGCTGCAAGTTCTGCCCGCACAAGAGCGCAACGAAGATGAGTTTAATCATCTGGCACAACTGACGACCACCATTAAAGCCGAGGAGTTATTTACCCTGCCGGCCAATGAGGTGCTGTATCGTTTATATCATCAGGAAGAAGTGACACTTTATGAACCACAAAATGTCAGTTTCCGCTGTACCTGTTCTCGTGAACGTTGTGCCGATGCATTAGTCACGCTATCTGAAGATGACGTTAAAGAGATGCTTGAGCAGGATGGTAATATTGATATGAACTGTGAGTATTGCGGCACTCACTACCTGTTTGATGCGGTCGATATTGCGGCATTAAAAAGTGGAAATAGCCCGTCACCAGAACAAATTCATTAA
- the pckA gene encoding phosphoenolpyruvate carboxykinase (ATP) gives MSVKGITPQELAAYGIHNVSEIVYNPSYDLLFQEETKPTLEGYERGTLTTTGAIAVDTGIFTGRSPKDKYIVRDAITQDTVWWADQGKGKNDNKPLSQETWAHLKGLVTQQLSGKRLFVVDTFCGANADTRLQVRFVTEVAWQAHFVKNMFIRPTDEELAHFEPDFIVMNGAKCTNPNWKEQGLNSENFVAFNLTERMQLIGGTWYGGEMKKGMFSMMNYLLPLKGIASMHCSANVGEKGDVAIFFGLSGTGKTTLSTDPKRKLIGDDEHGWDDDGVFNFEGGCYAKTIKLSEEAEPDIYHAIKRDALLENVVVLADGTVDFNDGSKTENTRVSYPIYHIENIVKPVSKAGHATKVIFLTADAFGVLPPVSRLTANQTQYHFLSGFTAKLAGTERGVTEPTPTFSACFGAAFLSLHPTQYAEVLVKRMQAVGAQAYLVNTGWNGTGKRISIKDTRGIIDAILNGEIDKAETFTLPIFDLAVPTSLPGVNPDILDPRDTYADVAQWQEKAEDLAKRFTTNFDKYTDTPAGAALVSAGPKI, from the coding sequence ATGAGTGTTAAAGGAATTACCCCGCAGGAGCTCGCCGCCTATGGCATCCATAACGTCAGCGAGATTGTTTACAACCCAAGCTATGATTTACTGTTCCAGGAAGAGACTAAACCCACACTCGAAGGATACGAGCGCGGAACCCTCACCACCACAGGAGCAATTGCGGTAGATACCGGTATCTTTACCGGCCGCTCACCAAAAGATAAATATATTGTCCGTGATGCTATCACTCAGGATACCGTGTGGTGGGCTGATCAGGGCAAAGGCAAGAATGACAATAAACCACTGAGCCAAGAAACCTGGGCCCACCTGAAAGGGTTGGTTACCCAACAACTGTCCGGCAAACGCTTATTTGTGGTTGATACATTCTGCGGCGCAAATGCTGATACCCGTCTACAAGTTCGCTTTGTCACAGAAGTAGCCTGGCAAGCGCATTTCGTCAAAAACATGTTTATCCGCCCAACAGATGAAGAACTGGCCCATTTTGAGCCTGATTTTATCGTCATGAATGGCGCTAAGTGCACTAACCCGAACTGGAAAGAACAAGGTCTGAATTCAGAGAACTTTGTGGCCTTTAATCTGACAGAACGTATGCAGCTGATTGGCGGCACATGGTATGGCGGTGAAATGAAGAAAGGTATGTTCTCAATGATGAACTACCTGTTGCCACTGAAAGGCATTGCTTCTATGCACTGCTCGGCTAACGTCGGTGAAAAAGGCGATGTTGCCATCTTCTTCGGCTTGTCCGGTACCGGTAAAACCACACTGTCTACTGATCCGAAACGCAAGTTAATCGGCGATGACGAGCACGGCTGGGATGATGACGGCGTATTTAACTTCGAAGGTGGCTGCTACGCCAAAACCATCAAGTTATCCGAAGAAGCTGAACCCGATATTTATCATGCAATTAAACGCGATGCTCTGTTGGAAAACGTAGTGGTGCTGGCCGATGGCACTGTTGATTTCAATGACGGCTCCAAAACTGAAAACACGCGTGTTTCTTACCCTATCTACCACATTGAAAATATCGTCAAGCCGGTGTCTAAAGCGGGCCATGCCACCAAGGTTATTTTCCTGACAGCTGATGCCTTCGGTGTATTGCCACCGGTATCTCGCTTGACGGCAAATCAAACTCAATATCACTTCCTGTCTGGCTTTACGGCCAAACTGGCCGGTACTGAGCGCGGTGTCACCGAGCCAACCCCCACCTTCTCTGCTTGCTTTGGTGCAGCATTCTTATCTCTGCATCCAACACAATATGCAGAAGTGCTGGTTAAACGTATGCAAGCAGTGGGCGCGCAAGCCTATCTGGTTAACACTGGCTGGAATGGTACAGGCAAACGTATTTCCATCAAGGATACCCGTGGCATTATTGACGCCATTCTGAATGGTGAAATTGATAAGGCAGAAACCTTCACCTTACCAATCTTTGATCTGGCCGTGCCAACGTCTTTACCTGGCGTGAACCCAGATATCCTCGACCCACGAGACACATACGCAGATGTTGCGCAGTGGCAAGAGAAGGCCGAAGATTTGGCGAAGCGTTTTACCACCAACTTTGATAAATATACCGATACCCCGGCAGGGGCTGCGTTAGTCAGCGCTGGGCCGAAAATCTAA